One window of the Allorhizobium ampelinum S4 genome contains the following:
- a CDS encoding bifunctional [glutamine synthetase] adenylyltransferase/[glutamine synthetase]-adenylyl-L-tyrosine phosphorylase codes for MCMPKDQPVSPETVFLRDVAEDVVKPLNKVETKAVLAVLKELGRDTPEIAALLSDETPLKSFIIAALTLSPYLRETAALRPDLLVRALHAPLEASLNGLVEHARYAWRPEQGRVPPTEAMVMSRLRQAKRGLSFLLALADLGRLFHPRQTTLWLSRMADAAIACAIDHLLLAGHEAGKLRLADRDAPSKHSGLIVLGMGKLGAFELNYSSDIDLVVFFEPDAAILVAPEEATETYGRMMRRLIRILQERTGDGYVFRTDLRLRPDPGATPLAMPVEAALIYYEGRGQNWERAAFIKARALAGDLAAGQAFLKELAPFVFRKYLDYAAIADIHSIKRQIHSHRGHGAIAVKGHNIKLGRGGIREIEFFAQTQQLIAGGRMPDLRVRGTEAALAALEQARWIDATTRDELTEAYWFLRDVEHRIQMVHDEQNHTLPTTEAELKRIALMCGFDTPAGFSQALEKRLRLVERRYGQLFEQEDDLSVGGNLVFTGQKDDPDTLKTLEKLGFQRPEDISRVIRTWHYGRYRATQSVEARERLTELTPRLLKAFGESRRADEALLRFDAFLSGLPAGIQLFSLLGNNPALLELIVTIMAAAPRLAATIASRPHVFDGMLDPGLMADLPTRDYLAMRLDAFIGGVSNHEELLDRLRIFAAEQRFLIGIRLMTGAISGTVAGHAFTDLADLVIEQAFHAVCREMERVHGRIKGGQLALVGMGKLGSGELTAGSDVDLIVLYEYDEDAGDSGREGDGVKPLDPVRYYTRLTQRLIAALSAPTAEGVLYEVDMRLRPSGNKGPVATRLRAFERYQREEAWTWEHMALTRARLITGDGPLVARAETIIADVLALKRDRAAIAADVSEMRGMIDSEKPPKDGWDLKLMPGGLVDLEFLAQYLALVAPNDRLKALAGPGFSQTDITTVQRLKQGGGRVMEAGDLDLCLAALTLYTELSQAIRACVEGGFRPQDAPAGLIDVVLRVADCPDLKVLEAELKRLSKAVRRIFQTVVSTRP; via the coding sequence ATGTGCATGCCCAAGGACCAGCCCGTTTCGCCGGAAACCGTGTTTCTGCGCGATGTCGCCGAAGACGTCGTCAAACCGCTGAACAAAGTGGAGACCAAGGCTGTCCTTGCTGTGCTGAAGGAGCTTGGCAGGGACACGCCTGAGATCGCAGCCTTGCTTTCGGATGAGACGCCGCTCAAATCCTTCATTATCGCCGCCCTGACGCTTTCGCCTTATCTGCGTGAGACGGCGGCGCTGCGTCCTGATTTGCTTGTGCGCGCGCTGCATGCCCCTTTGGAGGCGAGCCTGAACGGGTTGGTGGAGCATGCGCGCTATGCCTGGCGACCGGAGCAGGGAAGAGTGCCGCCAACCGAGGCCATGGTGATGAGCCGGTTGCGTCAGGCCAAGCGGGGCCTGTCTTTTTTGCTGGCACTGGCCGATCTGGGCCGATTGTTTCATCCCCGCCAGACGACGCTATGGCTGTCGCGAATGGCGGATGCGGCAATCGCCTGCGCCATCGACCATCTTCTGCTGGCGGGTCATGAGGCGGGCAAGTTGCGGCTTGCCGACCGCGACGCGCCATCGAAACACAGCGGCCTGATCGTGCTGGGCATGGGCAAGCTTGGCGCGTTTGAGCTGAACTATTCGTCGGACATCGATCTCGTGGTGTTTTTCGAGCCGGATGCGGCAATCCTGGTTGCGCCCGAGGAAGCAACCGAAACCTATGGCCGGATGATGCGCCGGTTGATCCGCATTCTGCAGGAGCGCACCGGTGATGGCTATGTGTTCCGCACCGATTTGAGGCTGAGGCCCGATCCGGGGGCCACACCGCTTGCCATGCCGGTTGAGGCAGCGCTGATTTATTATGAGGGACGTGGGCAAAACTGGGAGCGGGCCGCCTTTATCAAGGCCCGGGCGCTGGCAGGGGATCTTGCCGCCGGTCAGGCCTTTCTCAAGGAATTGGCACCTTTCGTGTTTCGAAAATATCTCGATTATGCGGCGATTGCCGATATTCACTCGATCAAGCGGCAGATCCATAGCCACCGGGGCCACGGTGCGATTGCGGTCAAGGGCCACAATATCAAGCTTGGGCGCGGCGGCATTCGCGAGATCGAATTTTTCGCCCAGACACAGCAATTGATCGCTGGTGGACGGATGCCGGATCTGCGGGTGCGCGGCACCGAGGCAGCGCTGGCGGCGTTGGAACAGGCCCGCTGGATCGATGCGACTACCCGCGATGAGCTAACGGAGGCCTATTGGTTTCTGCGTGATGTCGAGCATCGCATTCAGATGGTGCATGACGAGCAGAACCACACGCTGCCGACCACGGAGGCCGAGTTGAAGCGCATCGCGCTGATGTGCGGTTTCGACACACCGGCAGGCTTTTCGCAAGCCCTGGAAAAACGGCTGCGGCTGGTGGAGCGGCGTTACGGTCAGTTGTTTGAACAGGAAGATGATCTTTCTGTGGGCGGCAATTTGGTGTTTACCGGTCAGAAGGATGATCCCGATACGCTGAAGACCCTGGAAAAGCTCGGTTTTCAGCGACCTGAAGACATTTCGCGAGTGATCCGCACCTGGCATTACGGACGCTACCGGGCCACGCAGTCGGTGGAGGCGCGTGAACGGTTGACGGAACTGACCCCGCGTCTCCTTAAGGCATTTGGCGAAAGCCGTCGCGCCGATGAGGCGCTGTTGCGGTTCGATGCATTCCTGTCGGGCCTTCCCGCCGGCATCCAGCTGTTTTCGCTGCTTGGCAACAACCCGGCCCTGCTGGAACTGATCGTTACCATCATGGCCGCCGCGCCCCGGCTTGCCGCCACCATTGCCAGCCGCCCGCATGTTTTTGATGGCATGCTCGACCCCGGTCTGATGGCCGATCTGCCGACACGCGATTATCTCGCCATGCGGCTCGATGCTTTTATTGGCGGTGTTTCGAACCACGAGGAATTGCTGGACCGCCTGCGGATCTTTGCCGCCGAGCAGCGTTTCCTGATCGGCATTCGCCTGATGACCGGGGCAATTTCCGGAACGGTGGCAGGTCATGCGTTTACCGATCTCGCCGATCTGGTGATCGAGCAGGCCTTTCACGCAGTGTGCCGCGAAATGGAACGGGTCCATGGCCGGATCAAAGGTGGCCAACTGGCACTGGTGGGCATGGGCAAGCTCGGCTCGGGTGAGCTGACGGCAGGCTCTGACGTCGATCTGATCGTGCTTTATGAGTATGACGAGGATGCAGGAGACAGTGGCAGGGAGGGCGATGGCGTAAAGCCACTCGATCCCGTGCGCTATTATACCCGCCTGACCCAGCGGTTGATTGCCGCGTTATCCGCGCCAACCGCCGAAGGTGTGCTCTATGAAGTGGATATGCGGCTGCGTCCTTCCGGCAATAAGGGGCCAGTGGCAACGCGGCTTCGAGCGTTCGAGCGCTATCAGCGTGAGGAGGCCTGGACCTGGGAGCATATGGCACTGACTCGCGCCCGGCTGATCACCGGCGATGGCCCACTGGTTGCAAGGGCTGAAACCATCATTGCCGATGTTCTGGCACTGAAACGCGACCGCGCTGCGATTGCTGCCGACGTCAGCGAGATGCGCGGCATGATCGATAGCGAAAAACCGCCGAAGGACGGATGGGACTTGAAGCTCATGCCGGGCGGATTGGTGGATCTGGAGTTTCTCGCCCAATATCTTGCCCTGGTGGCTCCGAACGATAGATTGAAAGCGCTGGCCGGGCCGGGATTTTCACAGACGGATATCACCACTGTCCAGCGTTTGAAACAGGGCGGGGGGCGGGTGATGGAGGCCGGTGATCTCGATCTCTGCCTTGCGGCCCTCACGCTCTACACAGAACTGTCGCAGGCAATCAGGGCTTGTGTCGAGGGAGGATTCAGGCCGCAGGATGCACCGGCGGGCCTGATCGATGTCGTCCTGCGGGTTGCCGATTGCCCGGACCTGAAAGTGCTGGAGGCCGAGTTGAAACGCCTGTCCAAGGCGGTTCGGCGGATTTTTCAGACGGTTGTCAGCACCCGGCCCTGA
- a CDS encoding PAS domain-containing sensor histidine kinase: MANVQRATAADDRLRPEFPGYLSFLDAVKNHGGVAYVVRSLSISNTDAALRQVIPILVVAFLIVIAMARGMGLVSEYARMESAIRHSTAMMASAAAAALSSGPELPAELGRDKAEALIKRFLPPNLLDDESFVLLLDPEGRVVASSGNGSSFVGMQIMALFPQVAVLRNFGDQTGAVETDINGFRHIAVLTPTGTDGALVLAAHSLKSAADYWRAELALNVTLFSAISLILMGILYAYFAQAKRARETSDVFVDSNRRVETALSRGRCGLWDFDLASRKLVWSRSMFDILGLPPSNEPLGFADAARLMHPDDGNLYALARTIGRDGDRHIDQVFRMRHANGHYVWLRARAQVIRTSSGSPHVIGIAMDVTEQHRLAQRYAEADQRLADAIECTSEAFVLWDKNDRLVMCNAHFQHVYGLPDSVLVPGVERAVVDAAAARPIIQRRIADPSAKGSSRTTELQLADERWLQINERRTRDGGLVSVGTDITLLKRHQERLREQERRLMATIGDLSSSQKKLERQKAELSEANEKYLAEKQRAEAANKAKSEFLANMSHELRTPLNAILGFSEILSTGMFGPIGSPKYGEYARDIHDSGKHLLNVINDILDMSKIEAGHMLLKCENVDFASLIDETLRLTTISAKDKNIAIEQRIASGLAMTADRRALKQILLNILSNAVKFTNEGGRISVRAHKIDGAVRLLVSDTGIGIPKQAISKIGQPFEQVQSQYAKSKGGSGLGLAISRSLIMLHGGSLRIRSREGKGTVVSINVPDSPSPLPPCRKSAAQGRVLTTV; the protein is encoded by the coding sequence ATGGCAAACGTGCAGCGGGCGACCGCAGCCGATGATCGGTTGCGACCGGAATTTCCCGGATATCTGTCATTTCTGGATGCGGTCAAGAACCACGGAGGCGTTGCATACGTCGTCCGAAGCCTTTCGATTTCCAATACTGATGCGGCTCTTCGCCAAGTCATTCCTATTCTGGTGGTTGCTTTTCTGATCGTCATCGCCATGGCACGCGGCATGGGGCTTGTCTCGGAATATGCGCGAATGGAAAGCGCCATCCGTCATTCCACCGCGATGATGGCCTCTGCGGCGGCGGCCGCCTTATCATCCGGCCCCGAGCTTCCGGCAGAACTTGGCAGGGATAAGGCCGAAGCGCTGATCAAGCGCTTCTTGCCACCCAATCTTCTTGATGACGAAAGCTTCGTTCTCTTGCTCGATCCTGAAGGCAGGGTGGTCGCCAGTTCCGGCAATGGCAGCAGCTTTGTCGGCATGCAGATCATGGCGCTGTTTCCGCAAGTCGCGGTGCTCCGTAATTTCGGAGACCAGACGGGCGCGGTGGAAACCGACATCAACGGCTTCCGCCATATCGCCGTGCTGACACCAACCGGCACGGACGGCGCACTGGTATTGGCCGCCCATTCGCTGAAATCCGCCGCCGATTACTGGCGGGCGGAACTCGCTCTCAACGTCACACTGTTTTCGGCCATCTCGCTGATCCTGATGGGCATTCTCTATGCCTATTTCGCCCAGGCAAAACGGGCGCGGGAAACCTCTGACGTGTTTGTCGATTCCAACCGCCGGGTCGAAACCGCTTTGTCGCGTGGTCGCTGCGGATTGTGGGATTTCGACCTCGCCAGCCGAAAACTGGTCTGGTCGCGCTCGATGTTTGACATTCTCGGCCTACCGCCGTCCAACGAACCGCTCGGCTTTGCCGACGCTGCCCGGCTGATGCACCCCGATGACGGCAATCTTTATGCGCTGGCCCGCACCATTGGCCGGGATGGCGACCGCCATATCGACCAGGTGTTTCGCATGCGTCACGCCAATGGCCATTATGTCTGGCTGCGCGCCCGCGCCCAGGTGATCCGCACCAGTTCCGGCAGCCCGCATGTGATCGGCATCGCGATGGACGTGACGGAGCAGCACCGGCTGGCACAGCGCTATGCCGAGGCCGACCAGCGGCTGGCCGATGCCATCGAATGCACCTCGGAAGCCTTCGTGCTCTGGGACAAAAACGACCGGCTGGTGATGTGCAATGCCCATTTCCAGCATGTCTACGGCCTGCCCGATAGCGTGCTGGTGCCAGGTGTCGAGCGCGCCGTGGTCGATGCGGCGGCTGCCCGACCCATCATTCAACGGCGCATTGCCGATCCCTCGGCCAAGGGAAGCTCGCGGACTACCGAGCTACAACTGGCCGACGAGCGTTGGCTGCAAATCAACGAGCGGCGCACCCGCGATGGTGGCCTGGTCTCTGTCGGTACCGATATTACCCTGCTGAAGCGCCATCAGGAGCGGCTGCGCGAGCAAGAGCGCCGGCTGATGGCGACCATTGGCGACCTGTCTTCGTCGCAGAAAAAGCTGGAACGGCAAAAGGCGGAACTGTCGGAAGCCAACGAGAAATATCTGGCCGAAAAGCAACGCGCCGAAGCGGCCAACAAGGCCAAGTCGGAATTTCTCGCCAATATGTCGCATGAGTTGCGCACGCCGCTCAACGCTATCCTCGGCTTTTCCGAAATCCTCTCCACCGGCATGTTCGGGCCGATCGGCTCGCCGAAATACGGTGAATATGCGCGCGATATCCACGATAGCGGCAAGCACCTTCTCAACGTCATCAACGACATTCTCGACATGTCGAAGATTGAGGCAGGCCATATGCTGCTGAAATGCGAAAATGTCGATTTCGCCTCGCTGATTGATGAGACCCTGCGGCTGACGACGATTTCCGCCAAGGACAAGAATATCGCTATCGAACAACGCATCGCTTCGGGCCTGGCCATGACCGCCGACCGGCGCGCCCTGAAGCAAATCCTGCTCAACATCCTGTCGAACGCAGTGAAATTCACCAATGAAGGCGGACGGATTTCCGTGCGCGCCCACAAGATCGATGGTGCCGTGCGGCTTCTGGTGTCGGATACCGGCATCGGCATCCCCAAACAGGCCATCAGCAAGATCGGCCAGCCCTTCGAGCAGGTGCAGAGCCAATATGCCAAGAGCAAGGGCGGATCGGGCCTGGGTCTGGCGATTTCCCGCTCGCTGATCATGCTGCATGGCGGCAGCCTGCGGATTCGCTCACGCGAGGGCAAGGGGACGGTCGTTTCGATCAACGTGCCGGATAGCCCCTCGCCACTTCCCCCCTGCCGCAAATCCGCCGCTCAGGGCCGGGTGCTGACAACCGTCTGA